In Nostoc sp. GT001, a genomic segment contains:
- the cas3 gene encoding type I-D CRISPR-associated helicase Cas3' yields the protein MSENYSINLKPVYSQTVPTPDGVKLPKDWSLSWHQVETLEALRDPNIDIVFNTAITGDGKSLAAFLLAMTDGVSTMATYPTNELARDQEKQVQKYKDEFQPKKNPQIYRLNAAILEDFIETNKLPTKQSGLTNLSNQAEILLTNPDIFYYIHDFRYLRRFKKDGKTKGENANKLFSKIDDNYNLFIFDEFHVFSSAQVASIFNAILLIKHTVPGKKFLFLSATPDDLLLDFCDKSGINYKEINPAKKEKYCFSENGTQWRQISQPITLFFPQTLETNFSSSYDWIIENSESVILKFFQDYPGSKGAIILNSIAAVKKLVKHFKNIFKSLDLEVRENTGLTGETEKAESVAKADLLIGTSTIDVGVDFRINFLVFEGADAGNFIQRFGRIGRHKDFHPHPYHAYALIPKFIVQTLFKPDSDCLQDGKTYDRVTFTQVIRSSYPFVNEFKQYPKRWGAIQSACVHQELRRLTHQYPDAEKNFKETIEKALDVNIWTKYGQINQCLQEKKNKVIDEARSFRGSSQLDCAIYDSTNPEEPENERFKIYNLPGILSNFKFEWMDRKEFIQQAEKSRVTATRFQEALCCLKLTGYREVREDWKFYYLEDISEIAKSGKVQVLKGLEIRQPHGSGINKISDAVSGRGLVCFLSDCDRTYLRAKLGLPIHFQAYSLADKYSSDDKKSPPYTIAFGKSALMLETLLWFQKSKKDDGWIC from the coding sequence ATGTCTGAAAATTACAGCATAAATCTCAAACCTGTTTATTCTCAAACCGTCCCTACACCTGATGGGGTGAAATTACCTAAAGATTGGTCTCTTTCTTGGCATCAAGTAGAAACTTTGGAGGCGTTGCGCGATCCAAATATTGATATAGTGTTCAACACTGCTATAACTGGGGATGGTAAAAGCTTGGCTGCTTTTCTTCTGGCTATGACAGATGGTGTGTCCACAATGGCAACTTACCCGACTAACGAGTTAGCGAGAGATCAGGAAAAGCAAGTACAAAAATATAAGGACGAATTTCAACCAAAGAAAAACCCACAGATTTATCGTCTGAATGCAGCTATTCTGGAAGATTTTATCGAAACAAATAAATTACCAACTAAACAGTCTGGATTAACTAATCTTTCCAACCAAGCAGAAATTTTGCTGACTAATCCCGATATTTTTTACTATATTCATGATTTTCGCTATCTTAGGCGTTTTAAAAAAGATGGTAAAACCAAGGGAGAAAACGCCAATAAGCTATTCAGTAAAATAGATGATAACTACAATTTGTTTATATTTGACGAGTTTCATGTATTTTCCTCGGCTCAAGTTGCAAGTATCTTCAATGCAATATTGTTAATTAAGCATACCGTTCCAGGCAAGAAATTTTTGTTTTTATCGGCAACACCAGATGATTTATTGCTAGATTTTTGTGATAAATCTGGCATTAATTATAAAGAAATTAATCCAGCCAAAAAAGAAAAATATTGTTTTTCAGAGAATGGCACGCAATGGCGGCAGATTAGTCAACCAATAACCTTATTTTTTCCGCAAACACTAGAAACTAATTTTTCATCTAGTTATGATTGGATAATAGAAAATTCCGAATCAGTAATTTTAAAGTTTTTTCAAGATTATCCAGGTAGTAAAGGCGCAATTATTCTCAACTCAATTGCTGCGGTTAAGAAACTAGTTAAGCATTTTAAAAATATTTTTAAATCTTTAGACTTAGAGGTTAGAGAAAATACGGGTTTAACTGGTGAGACAGAAAAAGCTGAATCAGTTGCGAAAGCCGATTTACTTATAGGAACATCAACTATTGATGTAGGTGTGGATTTTAGAATTAATTTTTTGGTATTTGAAGGTGCTGATGCAGGTAATTTTATTCAACGCTTTGGCCGGATAGGCAGACACAAAGATTTTCACCCTCATCCTTATCATGCTTATGCTTTGATTCCCAAATTTATTGTTCAAACATTATTCAAACCTGATTCAGACTGTTTGCAAGATGGCAAAACTTACGACCGAGTAACCTTTACACAAGTTATTCGTTCAAGTTACCCATTTGTGAATGAATTTAAGCAATATCCTAAACGCTGGGGTGCTATTCAATCAGCTTGTGTTCATCAAGAATTAAGACGGCTGACTCATCAATATCCCGATGCAGAGAAAAACTTTAAAGAGACTATTGAAAAAGCACTTGATGTAAATATTTGGACAAAATATGGACAAATTAATCAATGTTTACAAGAAAAGAAAAATAAAGTCATTGATGAAGCACGAAGTTTTCGTGGAAGTAGTCAGTTAGATTGTGCAATTTATGATTCAACAAATCCAGAAGAACCAGAAAATGAACGTTTTAAAATTTATAACTTACCGGGTATTCTCAGCAACTTTAAGTTTGAATGGATGGATAGAAAGGAATTTATACAACAAGCTGAAAAATCTAGAGTCACAGCCACTCGTTTTCAAGAAGCTTTATGCTGTTTGAAACTGACTGGCTACCGAGAAGTAAGAGAAGACTGGAAATTTTACTATCTAGAAGATATCAGCGAAATTGCCAAATCTGGTAAAGTACAGGTTCTAAAAGGTTTAGAGATTCGCCAACCCCACGGTAGCGGGATTAATAAAATAAGTGATGCTGTATCGGGTAGGGGTTTAGTATGCTTTCTTTCAGATTGCGATCGCACTTACCTCAGAGCAAAGTTAGGTTTACCTATCCACTTTCAAGCATACTCCTTAGCAGATAAATATAGTAGCGACGATAAGAAGTCACCACCGTACACTATAGCATTTGGTAAATCTGCACTAATGCTGGAAACCTTACTTTGGTTTCAGAAGTCGAAAAAGGATGATGGCTGGATTTGTTAG